In Flavobacterium sp. 83, the genomic window ATTTCAAAGAAGTGACTTATGGAACAGCTTCTTATGCTTATACATATGACCGTCATTTGCAAACTTTTCAGGCTGGTGTCAATTATGTGAATTATGGTAATTTTGACGGTTATGATGAAAATGGCCAACCCACATCTACATTTACTGGAAGTGAAATTGCTCTTTCTTTAGGTTATGCGTACAATATTCCCAACACTACTATTCATTTAGGGGCGAATGCTAAATTGATTTCGTCGACATTAGAAAGTTATAGTTCTTTTGGAGGGGCAATTGACATAGGTGCTCTTTTTATAGACGAAAGAAATGATGTGAATTGGGGTTTGGCAATACGAAATATAGGAACGCAATTTACAACCTACAATGGTACAAACGAAAAACTGCCACTTGAAATTATTGCTGGTGTTTCACAAGAATTAGAAAATGTACCCATTCGTTGGCATCTTACACTGGAAAATTTACAACAATGGAATATTGCTTTTTCTAATCCTGAAAGAGCCCAATCTTCAATTGATGGAAGTTCTACCGCCGAAAAAGTATCCGTAATAAATAATGCCTTGCGCCATGTAATTATGGGAGTAGAACTTTTTCCTAAAAAATCATTTAATATTCGATTAGGTTATAATTTTCGAAGAGCAGAAGAATTACGACTTTTGGAACAACGCAATTTTTCGGGAGTCTCTTTAGGTTTTGGATTAAAAATGAATAAATTAAAATTCAATTATTCGTATTCCCGATATACTTTAGCAGGAAATACGAGCTTATTTGGTTTAACTATTAACTTACAATAATATTATTTTGGATAAAAAAATTACCATAGCAATTGACGGATTTTCATCCACAGGGAAGAGTACATTAGCAAAACAGCTTGCAAAGCACTTGGGATATGTATATGTAGACACTGGAGCAATGTATCGTGCCGTTGCATTTTTTGCAATGCAAAATGGTTATATAAATATTGATTCTTTTGATAAAGAAACATTGATTAACAGTTTGCCAAGTATAAAATTACAGTTCAAATTTAATTCTGATTTAGGTTTTGCCGAAATGTATTTGAATGATGTCAATGTTGAAAAGGAAATAAGAACTATCGAAGTTTCTAATTTTGTAAGCAAAGTAGCCGAAATATCTGAAGTGCGAGCCAAATTAGTGGAGCAGCAAAAAGAAATGGGTAAGGATAAAGGAATTGTTATGGACGGCAGAGATATTGGGACCATAGTTTTTCCGGATGCTGAACTTAAAATTTTTATGACGGCAGGGGCAGATACCCGAGCACAAAGACGTTTTGATGAATTACAAGAAAAAGGAGATTCAGTAACGTATGAAGAAGTATTAAAAAATGTAGAAGAGCGCGATTACATTGACACGCACCGAAAGGATTCGCCTCTAGTAATGGCAGACGATGCTATTGAAATCGATAATTCTTACCTTACTCGTGAAGAACAATTTAAAGTTGTTTTGGATTTAGTGGATGAAGTTGTTAAAACACTTTAATCTTTTGTAGATCTCTTTTTTAATATTAGATTTACATCTTGTTACTTTTTTAAAATTAAAAAAATAATTCATTGTATGGGAATTAAAAACAGGTTGGTATTAATGAATTTCCTTCAATTTTTTATTTGGGGTTCTTGGTTGCTTACTATTGGTGCATATTGGTTTAATAACAAACATTGGTCTGGAACCGAGTTTGGGATCATATTTTCGACAATGGGAATTTCTTCGGTTTTTATGCCTGCTTTAACAGGGATTATTTCAGATCGATTTATAAATGCGGAG contains:
- the porQ gene encoding type IX secretion system protein PorQ — protein: MLKKLLSYSLVFICAVSYGQIGGKYTYQFLNLVTSPRQAALGGKTVTIYDDDLNQVNFNPATLNADMDNHLALNYGSYFKEVTYGTASYAYTYDRHLQTFQAGVNYVNYGNFDGYDENGQPTSTFTGSEIALSLGYAYNIPNTTIHLGANAKLISSTLESYSSFGGAIDIGALFIDERNDVNWGLAIRNIGTQFTTYNGTNEKLPLEIIAGVSQELENVPIRWHLTLENLQQWNIAFSNPERAQSSIDGSSTAEKVSVINNALRHVIMGVELFPKKSFNIRLGYNFRRAEELRLLEQRNFSGVSLGFGLKMNKLKFNYSYSRYTLAGNTSLFGLTINLQ
- the cmk gene encoding (d)CMP kinase, which gives rise to MDKKITIAIDGFSSTGKSTLAKQLAKHLGYVYVDTGAMYRAVAFFAMQNGYINIDSFDKETLINSLPSIKLQFKFNSDLGFAEMYLNDVNVEKEIRTIEVSNFVSKVAEISEVRAKLVEQQKEMGKDKGIVMDGRDIGTIVFPDAELKIFMTAGADTRAQRRFDELQEKGDSVTYEEVLKNVEERDYIDTHRKDSPLVMADDAIEIDNSYLTREEQFKVVLDLVDEVVKTL